A window of the Thiomicrospira microaerophila genome harbors these coding sequences:
- the truB gene encoding tRNA pseudouridine(55) synthase TruB encodes MQRRSRRRVVNGIVLVNKAAGLTSTDVVKQVMKLYNAKKAGHTGTLDPFATGLLPVCLGEATKVSSLLLASDKRYTATLQLGEATDTGDHDGEVVERDRIPPLSQALLEATLARFHGKIMQVPPMYSSIKHEGKSLHVYARQGIEIEREAREVEILDIRLIDFNNDQIRFDVHCSKGTYIRVLGCEIAQALGTVGHLIALHRTQTGVFHSDMMQPIEEIARYRNTNLLSLDIALTEYQPVYLTKEQKDHLWMGGFLFEVKPENPEQTCLLRLYDEQQQIFAVGEWQADKQRLKIKRGFNLDSLVKTSE; translated from the coding sequence ATGCAAAGAAGAAGTCGTCGCCGTGTCGTAAACGGTATTGTTCTGGTCAATAAGGCAGCAGGTTTAACCTCGACTGACGTGGTTAAGCAAGTGATGAAACTCTATAACGCAAAAAAAGCCGGCCACACAGGTACGCTTGATCCGTTTGCGACCGGCTTGCTTCCGGTTTGTTTGGGCGAAGCCACTAAGGTTTCAAGCTTGTTGTTGGCGTCGGATAAACGCTACACCGCAACCTTGCAGCTCGGAGAAGCGACCGACACCGGCGACCATGATGGCGAGGTTGTTGAGCGTGATAGGATACCGCCACTTAGCCAAGCTTTGCTGGAAGCTACGCTAGCCAGGTTTCATGGCAAGATCATGCAGGTTCCACCGATGTATTCCTCAATCAAGCATGAGGGTAAGTCGTTGCATGTTTATGCACGTCAAGGGATTGAAATTGAACGTGAAGCTCGTGAAGTGGAAATTTTGGATATCAGGTTAATTGATTTTAATAATGATCAAATTCGCTTCGATGTGCATTGTTCAAAAGGCACCTACATCCGTGTTTTAGGCTGCGAGATTGCGCAGGCCTTGGGAACGGTCGGTCATTTAATTGCGTTGCATCGAACGCAAACCGGCGTATTTCATTCTGATATGATGCAGCCTATTGAAGAAATTGCGCGTTATCGCAATACAAATTTATTGTCGCTAGATATTGCATTAACCGAGTATCAACCGGTTTATCTAACTAAAGAACAAAAAGACCATTTGTGGATGGGAGGGTTTTTGTTTGAGGTGAAGCCTGAAAACCCGGAGCAAACATGCTTGCTGCGTTTATATGATGAGCAACAACAGATTTTTGCAGTAGGTGAGTGGCAGGCGGACAAGCAGCGTTTGAAAATAAAACGTGGATTCAACTTGGATAGTCTAGTTAAGACAAGCGAGTAG
- the rpsO gene encoding 30S ribosomal protein S15, protein MDAATKATIVAEYGANAQDTGSTEVQVALLTHRIKHLTEHFKSHKQDNHSRVGLLRLVSRRRKLLDYLHKKDGQRYLDLIGRLGLRK, encoded by the coding sequence ATGGATGCAGCTACTAAGGCTACAATCGTCGCTGAATACGGCGCAAATGCACAGGATACCGGTTCTACTGAAGTTCAGGTTGCCCTTTTAACTCACCGTATCAAGCACTTAACTGAGCATTTTAAATCTCACAAACAAGACAATCATTCACGTGTGGGTTTGTTGCGTTTGGTTAGCCGTCGTCGTAAGTTGTTAGATTACTTGCACAAAAAAGATGGTCAGCGTTATTTAGATTTAATTGGTCGTCTTGGCTTACGTAAGTAA
- a CDS encoding YdcF family protein has product MDNIFFTLSKLSWIILSPGNLIIFLFILGTLLVIFKWLGLARWVLIPNALLAGLVLAYPVGDWLIQPLESRFEQPAELPQNIDGIIVLGGGEDLKRSLSWNVAELGLGGDRFIAAKKLADLYPDSPIIFTGGSGSIQLQNQGSEGEVAAQVFNDMGLNPSRLVLENASRNTYENFKNIKPLLEANGQYILVTSAFHMPRSMGIAHKQGIQVTPYPVDYRSNSKELRQIDFDFFDHLKALEPGWKEWIGLTVYYWTGKTSDWWPEAEKD; this is encoded by the coding sequence ATGGATAATATATTTTTTACACTATCAAAGCTCAGTTGGATTATTTTAAGCCCGGGCAATCTGATTATCTTCTTGTTTATCTTGGGCACCCTGTTGGTCATTTTCAAGTGGCTAGGCTTGGCCAGATGGGTTTTAATTCCAAATGCATTACTAGCAGGCCTGGTACTGGCTTATCCAGTCGGCGATTGGCTAATCCAACCCTTAGAAAGCCGATTTGAACAACCAGCTGAACTGCCCCAGAATATTGATGGCATTATTGTTTTAGGCGGTGGCGAAGACTTAAAACGTTCGTTGAGTTGGAATGTGGCCGAATTGGGCTTGGGCGGCGACCGCTTTATTGCGGCGAAAAAACTCGCTGATCTTTATCCGGATTCACCGATTATTTTCACCGGAGGCAGTGGCTCGATTCAATTGCAAAATCAAGGTTCTGAAGGCGAAGTTGCTGCGCAAGTTTTTAACGATATGGGATTAAATCCATCACGCCTTGTGCTGGAAAACGCCTCGCGAAATACCTACGAAAACTTCAAAAATATAAAGCCCCTGCTCGAAGCAAACGGCCAATATATATTAGTTACCTCCGCATTTCATATGCCGCGCTCGATGGGTATCGCCCATAAACAAGGGATTCAAGTGACCCCCTATCCGGTTGATTATCGCAGCAATAGCAAGGAATTACGACAAATAGACTTTGATTTTTTTGATCACCTTAAAGCCCTAGAACCTGGCTGGAAGGAATGGATTGGACTAACGGTCTACTACTGGACAGGAAAAACTAGCGACTGGTGGCCTGAAGCTGAAAAGGATTAA
- the pnp gene encoding polyribonucleotide nucleotidyltransferase — protein sequence MAKHVKTFQYGQHTVSFETGEIARQADGAVIVGMGDTRILVTVVGAKKANEGQDFFPLTVHYQEKAYAAGRIPGGFLKRESRPSEFETLTSRLIDRPIRPLFPKGFMNEVQVIATVLALDPTVGTEVAAMLGTSAALAISGIPFNGPIGAAIVGYREGAFMLNPSKLELEESDLELSVAGTESAVLMVESEASELPEDVMLGAVMFGHQQMQIAIQAVRELAAEVGKPRWDWQPAAENTELKDKVFGLIRNDVEAAYQIADKMARYAALDAAKAKMMETLGQSEANPEGESEKALEGLFGKLQKDIVRGRSVAGQPRIDGRDNHTIRGINCQVGVLPKVHGSALFTRGETQALVVTTLGTETDAKIVDELTGSYKDRFMLHYNFPPYSVGECGRMGTPGRREIGHGMLARRGIAAMLPTAEEFPYTVRVVSEITESNGSSSMATVCGTSMSLMHAGVPIAAPVAGIAMGLIKEDAGFAVLSDILGDEDHLGDMDFKVAGTDQGITALQMDIKIEGITEEIMQIALEQAKAGRLHILGEMNKAITSSNQDVAATAPRITTIKVKPEKVREIIGKGGAVIRALTEETGAVIELEDDGTVRIASSDQACSDDAIARIMAIVAEPEIGKVYDAKVVKIVDFGAFVSYMPGREGLVHVSQISEERVENVADYLKEGQEIKVRLTEVDKQGRVKLSIKAV from the coding sequence ATGGCAAAACATGTAAAAACCTTTCAGTACGGCCAGCACACCGTAAGCTTTGAAACCGGTGAAATTGCGCGTCAAGCCGATGGCGCGGTGATTGTTGGTATGGGCGACACCCGTATTCTGGTGACCGTCGTTGGCGCGAAGAAAGCTAATGAAGGCCAAGACTTTTTCCCGCTAACCGTGCATTACCAAGAAAAGGCCTATGCTGCAGGACGCATTCCTGGTGGGTTTTTAAAACGCGAAAGCCGCCCATCTGAGTTTGAAACCCTGACCTCACGTTTAATTGATCGCCCGATCCGCCCATTATTCCCTAAAGGCTTTATGAATGAAGTGCAAGTGATTGCCACTGTTTTAGCTTTGGACCCAACTGTGGGTACCGAAGTGGCGGCCATGTTGGGGACTTCAGCCGCATTAGCGATTTCCGGTATCCCATTCAATGGCCCGATTGGAGCCGCGATTGTCGGTTACCGTGAAGGGGCTTTCATGCTCAATCCATCAAAACTTGAATTGGAAGAGTCTGATCTTGAATTGAGTGTTGCCGGAACAGAATCCGCCGTGTTGATGGTCGAGTCTGAAGCTAGTGAATTGCCTGAGGACGTCATGTTGGGTGCCGTGATGTTTGGTCATCAGCAGATGCAAATAGCGATTCAAGCGGTGCGTGAATTAGCGGCTGAAGTCGGCAAGCCGCGCTGGGATTGGCAGCCAGCGGCAGAAAACACCGAATTAAAAGACAAGGTGTTTGGTTTAATTCGTAATGACGTTGAAGCAGCTTATCAAATCGCAGATAAAATGGCGCGTTATGCGGCACTCGATGCAGCGAAAGCCAAAATGATGGAAACCTTGGGACAGTCTGAAGCTAACCCTGAAGGTGAGTCGGAAAAAGCCCTAGAAGGTCTATTCGGTAAACTGCAAAAAGACATCGTGCGTGGTCGTTCGGTGGCGGGGCAACCGCGTATCGATGGACGTGATAATCATACCATTCGTGGCATTAACTGCCAGGTCGGTGTGTTGCCAAAAGTGCATGGTTCGGCCTTGTTTACCCGTGGCGAAACCCAGGCGTTGGTGGTGACGACCTTAGGCACCGAAACTGATGCGAAAATTGTCGATGAGTTAACCGGCTCTTACAAAGACCGTTTTATGCTGCATTATAACTTCCCGCCTTACTCGGTTGGTGAATGCGGACGTATGGGGACACCGGGTCGCCGTGAAATTGGTCATGGTATGTTGGCGCGTCGTGGTATAGCCGCGATGTTACCGACTGCGGAAGAATTCCCTTATACCGTGCGCGTGGTGTCTGAAATCACTGAGTCAAATGGTTCAAGCTCGATGGCTACGGTATGTGGTACCAGTATGTCATTAATGCACGCAGGCGTGCCGATTGCGGCACCGGTCGCCGGGATTGCGATGGGCTTGATTAAAGAAGATGCAGGTTTTGCGGTCTTGTCTGATATCTTGGGTGACGAGGATCACCTTGGCGACATGGATTTTAAAGTTGCCGGCACCGATCAGGGTATTACCGCGCTGCAAATGGACATCAAAATCGAAGGCATTACCGAAGAAATTATGCAGATTGCGTTGGAGCAAGCCAAAGCAGGGCGCTTGCATATTCTAGGCGAAATGAATAAGGCGATTACCTCGTCGAATCAAGACGTGGCCGCCACCGCACCGCGTATCACCACGATTAAAGTGAAGCCGGAAAAAGTGCGTGAAATCATTGGTAAAGGCGGCGCAGTGATTCGTGCGCTAACCGAAGAAACCGGCGCGGTGATTGAATTGGAAGATGATGGCACCGTGCGGATTGCGTCCAGTGACCAGGCCTGCTCGGATGATGCGATTGCGCGTATTATGGCGATTGTGGCCGAGCCTGAAATTGGCAAGGTCTATGATGCAAAAGTCGTTAAGATCGTTGATTTTGGTGCGTTTGTGTCTTATATGCCGGGTCGTGAAGGCTTGGTGCATGTGTCGCAAATTTCAGAAGAGCGTGTTGAAAACGTGGCGGATTATCTTAAAGAAGGCCAGGAAATCAAAGTTCGCTTAACCGAAGTAGATAAGCAAGGTCGCGTTAAATTGTCGATTAAAGCGGTTTAA
- a CDS encoding insulinase family protein, with protein MQNCYQTFEFLSEDFVESLSVKVQTFRHKTTGAMHYHLAADDEHKVFMVALRTVPEDSTGVAHILEHTTLCGSEKYPVRDPFFMMIRRSINTFMNAFTSSDWTAYPFATENDKDYQNLLQVYMDAVFFPKLDPLDFAQEGHRFEFEKMDDANSPLTYKGVVFNEMKGAMSSPVSTLWQTLTTELYPTSTYHYNSGGEPEAIPDLTYQQLVAFHQTHYHPSNAVFMTYGNQDPVVLQADFETLALSRFNTQIEPTFVSTEQRFSQPVTIETRYALDEEDTQNKTHIVMGWLLGLNRDPMDVLKGHLLASVLLDNSASPLRFVLEQTELATAPSPLCGLEDSNKEMAFVVGVQGSEPQHAQAIEDLVINELERIVNEGIDQSHVEAMLHQLELSQREVGGDSHPYGLELMLSALPAALHQGDPVAMLDVDKVLAQLQQQVAQADFIPNLIQAWLLDNPHRVRLTLTPDTELAGQREAAEKAKLAQIQAGLSVEQKQAIIAQAKALEQRQAQQDDESILPKVTKEDVQLELPIIHAKQQQAGLTGYERGTNGLVYQQLIIPTPNLTPEQQAIMPLFNSCLTEVGSGGRDYLQTQSLQAAVTGGLSARSAVRADLVDPTQYQSHVVLSGKALNRHQADLTRLMDETLNQVDFAETARLKDLVAQIRSSMEHRITGAGHSLAMSAASQAFSVTAKWNFERSGLAGIQFIKQLDKDLADADKLTAFAENLAQIRDKIASAPRQGLLIADEHGYNQAWLDFTGLVQHNASDTDGLSLTQPTPIEHQAWLTSTQVNFCAQSYPAVMWGHDDAPLLSVLGACLRNGFLHSAIREKGGAYGGGASFDAESGAFVFYSYRDPRLMDTYADFERALNWLMTDATQVQVDEAILNIVSSMDKPGSPAGEAKKAFYQELYGRSHAKRMAYRQAVLGADLAQLQAVAQRYLNTQPTRAVVTQASQSDVLRENGFKLIKL; from the coding sequence ATGCAAAACTGTTATCAAACATTTGAATTTTTAAGCGAAGATTTTGTTGAAAGTCTCTCGGTTAAGGTACAGACCTTTCGCCATAAAACCACCGGCGCGATGCACTATCATTTAGCCGCCGATGACGAACACAAGGTGTTTATGGTGGCGTTGCGCACCGTGCCGGAGGATTCAACCGGTGTGGCACATATCCTTGAGCACACGACCTTATGTGGCTCAGAAAAATATCCGGTGCGTGATCCGTTTTTTATGATGATTCGCCGCTCGATTAATACGTTTATGAACGCGTTTACTTCAAGCGATTGGACCGCGTATCCGTTTGCCACTGAAAACGACAAGGACTACCAAAACCTGCTGCAAGTCTATATGGATGCGGTGTTTTTCCCTAAGCTCGATCCGTTAGATTTTGCCCAAGAGGGGCATCGTTTTGAGTTTGAGAAGATGGATGATGCAAATTCGCCACTGACCTATAAAGGTGTGGTGTTTAATGAAATGAAAGGCGCGATGAGTTCGCCGGTTTCGACCCTTTGGCAAACCCTGACCACCGAGCTTTACCCGACTTCAACCTATCATTACAACAGCGGTGGTGAGCCGGAAGCGATTCCTGATTTAACCTATCAGCAGTTGGTTGCGTTTCATCAAACGCATTATCATCCATCGAATGCGGTATTTATGACCTATGGCAACCAAGACCCTGTTGTGCTTCAAGCTGACTTTGAAACCTTGGCGTTAAGCCGTTTTAACACTCAAATTGAACCGACTTTTGTCAGCACAGAACAGCGTTTTAGCCAGCCTGTGACGATTGAAACACGCTATGCGCTAGATGAAGAGGATACGCAAAACAAAACCCACATTGTAATGGGTTGGTTATTAGGGCTTAATCGTGATCCGATGGATGTGCTTAAAGGCCATTTATTGGCGTCGGTTTTATTGGATAACAGTGCCTCGCCATTGCGTTTTGTGTTGGAACAAACTGAATTAGCTACGGCGCCTTCCCCCTTGTGTGGGTTAGAAGACTCAAATAAAGAAATGGCGTTTGTGGTCGGTGTTCAGGGTTCAGAGCCGCAGCATGCGCAAGCGATTGAAGACTTAGTTATCAATGAGTTAGAGCGAATTGTTAATGAGGGGATTGATCAGTCGCATGTTGAAGCGATGTTGCATCAGTTGGAACTAAGTCAGCGAGAAGTCGGTGGCGACAGTCATCCTTACGGTTTAGAGTTAATGCTATCGGCCTTGCCGGCGGCGTTGCATCAGGGTGATCCGGTGGCGATGCTGGACGTGGACAAGGTGTTGGCTCAATTGCAACAGCAGGTTGCGCAAGCTGATTTTATTCCGAATTTAATCCAGGCCTGGTTACTCGACAATCCACATCGCGTGCGTTTAACACTTACGCCCGATACCGAATTGGCTGGGCAGCGTGAAGCGGCTGAAAAAGCCAAGTTAGCCCAAATTCAAGCTGGATTATCTGTGGAACAAAAACAGGCGATTATTGCGCAAGCAAAAGCCTTAGAACAACGTCAAGCGCAGCAGGATGATGAATCGATTCTGCCAAAGGTGACTAAAGAGGATGTGCAGCTTGAATTGCCCATTATTCATGCTAAACAACAACAGGCGGGCTTAACCGGTTATGAGCGTGGCACCAATGGTTTGGTCTATCAGCAGTTGATTATCCCAACGCCGAATTTAACGCCTGAACAACAAGCGATTATGCCGTTGTTTAATAGCTGTTTAACTGAGGTAGGCAGTGGCGGCCGTGATTATTTGCAAACCCAGTCTTTGCAAGCTGCGGTCACCGGTGGTTTGTCGGCACGGTCTGCAGTGCGTGCTGACTTGGTCGATCCAACACAGTATCAAAGCCATGTTGTGCTCAGTGGCAAAGCCCTGAATCGTCATCAAGCAGATTTAACCCGCTTAATGGACGAAACGCTCAATCAAGTTGATTTTGCTGAAACGGCGCGCTTAAAAGACCTGGTGGCGCAAATTCGTTCCTCGATGGAACATCGCATTACCGGTGCGGGGCATAGCTTAGCGATGAGTGCGGCTAGTCAGGCGTTTTCGGTCACCGCCAAATGGAACTTTGAGCGCTCGGGTTTGGCCGGTATTCAGTTTATCAAACAGCTGGATAAGGACTTAGCCGATGCGGATAAGTTGACGGCATTTGCTGAGAACTTGGCGCAAATACGCGATAAAATCGCGTCAGCACCGCGTCAAGGTTTATTGATTGCGGATGAGCATGGCTATAACCAGGCCTGGTTAGATTTCACTGGTTTAGTTCAGCATAACGCCAGCGATACAGACGGTTTAAGCTTAACGCAACCCACGCCAATTGAACACCAGGCCTGGTTGACTTCAACCCAAGTCAACTTCTGTGCGCAATCCTATCCCGCCGTGATGTGGGGGCATGACGATGCGCCCTTGTTATCGGTGCTTGGCGCGTGTTTGCGTAATGGCTTTTTGCACAGTGCGATTCGTGAAAAAGGCGGCGCTTATGGCGGTGGTGCAAGTTTTGATGCCGAGTCGGGCGCGTTTGTATTTTATTCCTATCGAGATCCACGTTTAATGGATACCTATGCTGATTTTGAGCGCGCATTGAATTGGTTAATGACCGATGCAACGCAGGTTCAGGTTGATGAGGCGATTTTGAATATTGTCAGCTCGATGGATAAACCCGGCTCACCGGCGGGCGAAGCCAAAAAGGCGTTTTATCAGGAACTCTATGGCCGAAGCCATGCAAAACGCATGGCCTATCGTCAAGCCGTTTTAGGCGCGGATTTAGCGCAATTGCAAGCGGTCGCGCAACGCTATCTAAATACCCAGCCGACCCGAGCGGTGGTAACGCAAGCCAGCCAGTCGGATGTTTTGCGTGAAAATGGCTTTAAGTTAATTAAACTTTAA
- a CDS encoding class I SAM-dependent methyltransferase gives MHAELVWIDLREPTLYQQGHFSRSINLSWTYLNACLNALPERTQPLGLVAPNELIEPARNHLLNKGYQIQAVKSAQAMQQPGLLLQSGINSFKAWAANPFLMQVLSQVQPKKKLALDLGCGGGRDAIYLVQQGWQVTAIDQQARVLDCAKQLAKQHQAKVDWIQADLRQPESWPLGQFDLIMMIRFLDRDLFSFMRSHCRVGGYVLVQTFIEGVERYGSPKNPNFILRVGELAKEFSEFDLIVDRIDELNDGRPVASFLARRKEGMI, from the coding sequence ATGCACGCTGAACTGGTTTGGATTGATTTACGTGAACCAACGCTTTACCAGCAGGGTCACTTTAGTCGTTCAATTAATTTAAGTTGGACTTATTTAAACGCCTGTCTGAATGCCCTACCTGAACGCACACAACCCTTGGGATTGGTTGCGCCCAATGAATTAATCGAACCTGCTAGAAATCATTTGCTTAACAAGGGTTATCAGATACAAGCGGTTAAATCAGCACAAGCAATGCAACAACCAGGCCTGCTTCTTCAATCAGGGATTAATTCTTTTAAAGCTTGGGCTGCTAATCCTTTTTTAATGCAGGTGTTGTCTCAGGTTCAACCTAAGAAAAAGCTGGCGCTGGATTTGGGCTGCGGTGGTGGGCGTGATGCCATTTATCTAGTTCAACAAGGGTGGCAGGTCACCGCCATAGACCAACAAGCAAGGGTGTTGGATTGTGCCAAACAGCTTGCCAAGCAACATCAAGCAAAAGTGGACTGGATTCAGGCCGATTTACGGCAGCCTGAATCTTGGCCGCTAGGGCAGTTTGATTTAATCATGATGATTCGTTTTTTAGATCGTGATCTATTTAGTTTTATGCGCAGCCACTGTAGAGTGGGAGGGTATGTGTTAGTTCAAACCTTCATTGAAGGCGTTGAACGCTATGGCTCGCCTAAAAATCCGAATTTTATCCTTCGTGTTGGTGAGCTGGCGAAAGAATTTAGTGAATTTGATCTGATAGTTGATAGAATAGACGAACTTAATGATGGACGGCCTGTTGCCAGTTTTCTTGCCAGGCGAAAAGAAGGAATGATTTGA
- the rbfA gene encoding 30S ribosome-binding factor RbfA: MSQEFSRTDRVSQEIFRLLSNLLRREVKDPRLQGLTLTECKVSKDLSVAKVYFTVMGAKEGDQAIMDAQKALEKARGFFRSELGKQLRLRITPDIRFHYDTVPDHVDHIEQLIKKALY, from the coding sequence ATGTCTCAAGAATTTAGTCGTACCGATAGGGTATCGCAAGAAATTTTTCGTTTGTTATCGAACCTATTACGTCGGGAAGTAAAAGATCCACGTTTACAAGGTTTAACACTCACTGAGTGTAAAGTCAGTAAGGATTTAAGTGTCGCCAAGGTTTATTTCACTGTTATGGGGGCTAAAGAGGGTGATCAAGCCATAATGGATGCTCAGAAGGCGTTAGAAAAAGCCAGAGGTTTTTTTCGTTCTGAGCTGGGTAAGCAGTTAAGATTGCGAATTACTCCTGACATTCGTTTTCATTACGATACTGTTCCTGATCATGTTGATCATATCGAGCAATTAATCAAAAAAGCACTCTATTAA
- a CDS encoding Crp/Fnr family transcriptional regulator, translated as MISMTANELFEYFQQNLICESLTLSEVEILTHYLQDKTFERDQVISDMGDVGDCIMFVIKGKVGFNSFDGQDDVNVGIQGVGNLVGEMSFFDRKPRNLRMYAVSKKVKLLALTRPMYDRLKIEQPFIAVNILENAVVSLDHLVRSMSENMAQIEHYVHGYGRH; from the coding sequence ATGATTAGCATGACGGCAAATGAACTTTTTGAATACTTTCAACAAAACCTAATTTGTGAGTCACTCACTCTGTCAGAGGTAGAGATTCTAACCCATTATCTTCAAGATAAAACCTTTGAACGCGATCAGGTTATCTCTGATATGGGGGATGTTGGCGACTGTATTATGTTTGTTATCAAGGGCAAGGTCGGCTTTAACAGCTTTGATGGGCAGGATGATGTCAATGTCGGCATACAGGGGGTGGGTAACCTAGTTGGCGAAATGTCATTTTTTGATCGTAAACCTAGAAACCTCAGAATGTACGCTGTCTCTAAAAAAGTTAAGCTGTTAGCATTAACGCGTCCTATGTATGATCGTTTGAAAATAGAACAGCCTTTTATTGCAGTTAATATTCTTGAAAATGCGGTGGTAAGTCTAGATCATCTTGTACGTTCGATGAGTGAAAATATGGCGCAAATCGAACATTATGTACATGGTTATGGTCGTCATTAA